From the genome of Streptomyces sp. NBC_01317, one region includes:
- a CDS encoding zinc-dependent alcohol dehydrogenase, whose translation MERDARAFWLRAPGHGEIRDVVLPEPGDDDVVVRTLCSGVSRGTESTVFRGGVPESQHAAMRAPFQDGDFPGPVKYGYLNVGLVEEGPARLVGRTVFCLYPHQTRYVVPASAVTPVPDDVPAARAILAGTVETAVNAVWDAAPLLGDRIAVVGAGMVGASVAAVLARYPAVRVQLVDADPSRAAVAHALGVDFALPADALGDRDLVVHASATEAGLARSLELLAPEGTVLELSWYGDRRISVPLGEAFHSGRLVLRSSQVGMVSAARRSRRTFADRLGLALDLLADPAFDALVTGECAFEELPRVLAGIAGGEVPGLCHRVLYGPVAEPAGS comes from the coding sequence ATGGAGCGCGACGCCCGCGCATTCTGGCTCCGCGCCCCCGGACACGGTGAGATCAGGGATGTCGTCCTGCCGGAACCGGGCGACGACGACGTCGTGGTGCGCACGCTCTGCTCCGGCGTGAGCAGGGGTACGGAGTCCACGGTCTTCCGCGGGGGCGTGCCGGAGAGTCAGCACGCCGCGATGCGCGCGCCGTTCCAGGACGGCGACTTCCCGGGACCCGTCAAGTACGGCTACCTCAACGTCGGCCTCGTCGAGGAGGGCCCCGCGCGCCTGGTCGGCCGTACGGTCTTCTGCCTCTACCCGCACCAGACCCGCTACGTCGTCCCGGCGAGCGCGGTCACCCCCGTCCCGGACGACGTCCCCGCCGCGCGGGCGATCCTGGCCGGGACGGTGGAGACCGCGGTGAACGCCGTCTGGGACGCCGCGCCCCTGCTCGGTGACCGGATCGCGGTGGTCGGGGCGGGCATGGTCGGCGCGTCCGTCGCCGCCGTCCTTGCCCGATACCCGGCCGTACGCGTCCAGTTGGTCGACGCCGACCCAAGCCGCGCCGCCGTCGCCCACGCGCTGGGCGTGGACTTCGCGCTCCCCGCGGACGCGCTGGGCGACCGCGACCTGGTCGTCCACGCCAGCGCCACCGAGGCGGGGCTCGCGCGCTCGCTGGAACTCCTCGCTCCGGAGGGCACGGTGCTGGAGCTGAGCTGGTACGGCGACCGGCGGATCAGCGTGCCGCTGGGCGAGGCGTTCCACTCCGGCCGGCTCGTCCTGCGCAGCAGCCAGGTGGGCATGGTCTCGGCGGCCCGGCGCTCGCGGCGGACCTTCGCCGACCGGCTGGGGCTCGCGCTCGACCTGCTCGCCGACCCGGCCTTCGACGCGCTGGTCACCGGCGAATGCGCCTTCGAGGAGCTGCCGCGCGTACTCGCCGGAATCGCCGGGGGCGAGGTGCCAGGACTGTGCCACCGCGTCCTGTACGGTCCCGTGGCGGAGCCCGCCGGGAGCTGA
- a CDS encoding 6-pyruvoyl trahydropterin synthase family protein — MFSVTVREHLMIAHSFHGEVFGPAQRLHGATFLVDATFRRAELDADNIVVDIGLATKELGAVVGEFTYRNLDDLPEFAGVNTSTEFLAKVIADRLADRVHAGLLGEGARGLTAVSVTLHESHIAWASYERAL, encoded by the coding sequence TTGTTCAGCGTCACCGTCCGCGAGCACCTCATGATCGCCCACAGCTTCCACGGGGAGGTCTTCGGGCCCGCGCAGCGCCTGCACGGAGCGACGTTCCTCGTGGACGCCACCTTCCGGCGCGCCGAGCTGGACGCGGACAACATCGTCGTGGACATCGGCCTGGCGACCAAGGAACTGGGCGCCGTGGTGGGCGAGTTCACCTACCGGAACCTGGACGACCTGCCCGAGTTCGCCGGCGTCAACACATCGACGGAGTTCCTGGCGAAGGTCATCGCCGACCGCCTCGCCGACCGGGTGCACGCCGGGCTCCTGGGCGAGGGCGCGCGCGGTCTGACGGCCGTCTCCGTCACCCTGCACGAGTCCCACATCGCCTGGGCGAGCTACGAGCGGGCGCTGTGA